The Shewanella japonica genome has a window encoding:
- the mraY gene encoding phospho-N-acetylmuramoyl-pentapeptide-transferase: MLAYLAEYLTQFYSGFNVFSYVTFRAILGLMTGLIFSLWFGPKLIERLQLMQIGQVVRNDGPESHFSKRGTPTMGGLLILAGIFVSVLLWGDLSNRYVIVMLFVLGTFGGIGFLDDYLKVVKKDSKGLIARWKYASQSIAALVVAFYLYSSASIPGETQLVVPFFKDVMPQLGLLYIVLVYFTIVGASNAVNLTDGLDGLAIMPTVMVAGAFALIAYLSGHAQFANYLHIPHLPDAGELVIVCTAIVGAGLGFLWFNTYPAQVFMGDVGSLALGAGLGAIAVLVRQEVLLVIMGGVFVMETVSVILQVGSYKLRGQRIFRMAPIHHHYELKGWPEPRVIVRFWIISLFLVMLGLATLKLR, from the coding sequence ATGCTGGCTTATTTAGCTGAGTATTTAACCCAGTTTTACAGTGGGTTTAATGTTTTTTCATATGTGACTTTTAGAGCCATTCTTGGCCTGATGACAGGTCTTATCTTTAGTTTATGGTTTGGTCCGAAACTGATTGAGCGATTGCAGTTGATGCAAATTGGTCAAGTTGTCAGAAATGATGGCCCTGAATCACATTTTAGTAAGCGTGGAACACCTACAATGGGTGGTTTACTGATACTTGCTGGTATTTTTGTCAGTGTTTTATTGTGGGGTGACCTATCGAATCGATACGTCATTGTCATGTTATTTGTACTTGGAACATTTGGCGGTATTGGCTTTCTTGATGACTATCTAAAAGTGGTTAAAAAGGATTCCAAAGGTCTTATTGCACGTTGGAAATATGCTTCGCAATCTATCGCAGCCTTGGTCGTTGCGTTTTATTTGTATAGCTCGGCATCAATTCCTGGTGAAACGCAATTAGTTGTCCCGTTTTTTAAAGATGTAATGCCGCAACTTGGTCTGCTTTATATCGTGTTGGTTTACTTCACGATTGTTGGGGCGAGTAATGCCGTTAACTTAACAGATGGACTTGATGGTTTAGCGATCATGCCAACAGTGATGGTAGCAGGCGCTTTTGCACTGATTGCTTACTTATCTGGCCACGCGCAATTTGCTAATTATTTACATATTCCACATTTACCCGATGCGGGTGAGCTGGTGATTGTATGTACGGCAATTGTTGGAGCTGGTTTAGGTTTTTTATGGTTTAACACATACCCTGCACAAGTTTTTATGGGCGACGTTGGCTCGTTAGCGCTAGGCGCAGGCTTAGGTGCTATTGCGGTATTAGTGCGACAAGAAGTGTTATTGGTGATCATGGGCGGTGTTTTCGTGATGGAAACTGTGTCGGTGATTTTACAAGTTGGTTCATACAAATTGCGCGGACAACGTATATTCAGAATGGCGCCAATTCACCATCATTACGAATTAAAAGGTTGGCCAGAGCCAAGAGTGATCGTTCGCTTTTGGATTATTTCATTGTTCCTAGTCATGCTAGGACTGGCAACCCTTAAGTTAAGGTAG
- the murD gene encoding UDP-N-acetylmuramoyl-L-alanine--D-glutamate ligase, whose amino-acid sequence MQSSYSHIVLGLGATGLSVVRYLMSQGITPLVMDSRRTPPGQDTLAQEFPDVELLTGGFVCRYLVQAKQIIVSPGIPIDTPEIRAAMDMGIEVIGDVELFAQAIADRPPCVVAITGSNGKTTVTTLVYDMLNAAGKKVAVGGNIGIPVLDLLATDAEFFVLELSSFQLETTHSLQCIAATCLNISEDHMDRYHDIHSYRAAKLRLYQQSRFVMFNRDDALTYPDEPTNQNTFGLSVPEGDEWGLADGKILHGESEIMNLHEVSLIGSHNQANLLAAMALADACGIDKNMMIEIASHFSGLAHRCELVGLKQGVTYINDSKATNVGATVAALNGLSDHLGDLILIAGGEGKGADFKELEKSLTNVTQVITFGKDGSKIAQLKADSIEVNNLEEAVAKAVEITFSGDIVLLSPACASTDMYKNFMDRGDHFKQLVEQIEDGEG is encoded by the coding sequence ATGCAATCAAGCTATTCACATATTGTTTTGGGACTTGGGGCGACAGGGTTATCTGTGGTTCGTTATTTGATGTCTCAAGGAATTACACCATTGGTGATGGATAGTAGGCGTACACCACCAGGTCAAGATACGTTAGCGCAGGAGTTTCCTGATGTTGAGTTATTAACCGGTGGCTTTGTTTGTCGATACTTAGTGCAAGCTAAGCAAATTATTGTGAGTCCGGGTATTCCTATCGACACGCCTGAAATCCGTGCTGCTATGGATATGGGAATTGAGGTTATAGGTGATGTTGAGCTATTCGCTCAAGCAATAGCAGATAGACCGCCTTGTGTTGTCGCTATTACTGGTTCAAACGGTAAAACAACAGTGACTACCTTAGTGTATGACATGCTCAATGCTGCAGGTAAAAAAGTCGCAGTTGGTGGCAATATTGGTATTCCTGTTTTGGACTTACTGGCTACAGATGCTGAATTCTTTGTACTAGAGCTATCAAGCTTTCAGCTAGAAACAACCCATAGCTTGCAATGCATTGCAGCGACTTGTTTGAATATCAGTGAAGATCATATGGACAGATATCACGATATTCATTCGTATCGCGCCGCTAAGCTGCGCTTATATCAGCAAAGCCGCTTCGTGATGTTTAATCGTGATGATGCGTTAACTTATCCTGATGAGCCAACAAACCAAAATACGTTTGGTTTAAGTGTACCTGAAGGTGACGAATGGGGCTTAGCTGACGGCAAAATCTTGCATGGTGAAAGTGAGATTATGAATTTGCATGAGGTGAGCTTAATTGGTAGCCACAATCAGGCAAACTTACTGGCGGCGATGGCATTGGCTGATGCCTGCGGTATTGATAAGAATATGATGATCGAGATTGCCTCACATTTCAGTGGGCTTGCGCACCGTTGTGAATTAGTCGGGTTGAAACAAGGTGTCACGTACATTAATGACTCAAAAGCCACCAATGTTGGAGCTACGGTTGCAGCCTTAAACGGACTAAGCGATCACTTGGGCGACCTCATTTTAATTGCTGGCGGTGAAGGCAAAGGTGCAGATTTTAAAGAGCTTGAAAAATCACTGACCAATGTTACTCAAGTGATTACCTTTGGCAAAGACGGAAGCAAAATTGCGCAGTTAAAAGCTGACAGTATTGAAGTGAATAATTTGGAAGAGGCCGTCGCGAAAGCTGTTGAGATCACTTTTTCTGGCGATATCGTGCTACTTTCGCCAGCTTGTGCAAGTACTGATATGTACAAGAACTTCATGGATAGAGGTGATCACTTTAAACAATTAGTGGAGCAGATTGAAGATGGCGAGGGGTGA
- the ftsW gene encoding cell division protein FtsW, producing the protein MARGEQQLSLFQQVLKRPWANILSETTPSDQLYDRSLFLAVAGLITFGFVMVMSASMPEAQKLTENPFHFIYRHVAYLMGCGVIAYAVLNIELKFWERYSAYLVLLVLLLLVAVLVVGTTVNGATRWLAIGPVRIQVAEIAKFVFIIYMAGYLVRRHGELRENSKGFYKPIFVFLLFAFLILAQPDLGTVVVLFVCTVSLLFLAGARIMDFLVLIFLGIAMFVFLVVFEPYRMRRVTSFLDPWEDPFGSGYQLTQSLMAYGRGDIFGQGLGNSIQKLSYLPEAHTDFIFAVIGEELGFVGIVCVLTVLFFVSFRAIRLGNLCLSIQRPFESYLAYGIGIWICFQTVVNVGASIGMLPTKGLTLPFISYGGSSLWVMTAAVMLLIRIDHERRLSLTQAVQGRVKK; encoded by the coding sequence ATGGCGAGGGGTGAGCAACAACTTAGCTTATTCCAACAAGTCCTAAAAAGGCCTTGGGCAAACATTCTGTCTGAAACTACACCCAGTGATCAGCTTTATGACCGTAGTTTATTTTTGGCTGTTGCAGGGTTAATTACATTTGGCTTTGTGATGGTGATGTCAGCGTCTATGCCTGAAGCGCAGAAACTGACAGAGAACCCGTTTCATTTTATATATCGCCACGTAGCGTATTTAATGGGATGTGGTGTGATCGCTTATGCCGTACTCAATATTGAGCTGAAGTTTTGGGAGCGTTACAGCGCATATTTAGTGTTGTTGGTGTTGCTATTACTGGTAGCGGTATTAGTGGTGGGAACCACTGTAAATGGGGCTACCCGCTGGTTAGCGATTGGGCCTGTGAGAATACAGGTCGCTGAGATAGCCAAGTTTGTTTTTATTATTTACATGGCGGGGTATTTAGTTCGCCGTCATGGTGAGTTAAGAGAAAACAGTAAGGGGTTCTATAAACCTATTTTTGTCTTTTTACTGTTTGCTTTTTTGATTCTTGCTCAACCAGATTTAGGTACTGTCGTCGTACTTTTCGTTTGTACTGTCAGCCTGTTATTTTTGGCAGGAGCACGAATCATGGACTTTTTGGTACTGATATTTCTCGGTATCGCCATGTTTGTTTTTTTAGTGGTGTTTGAGCCTTATCGAATGCGACGGGTGACGTCCTTTTTAGACCCATGGGAAGATCCCTTTGGGAGTGGTTACCAGCTAACTCAGTCACTGATGGCTTATGGTCGTGGTGATATTTTTGGACAAGGTTTGGGTAACAGTATTCAAAAACTGTCGTATTTACCTGAGGCACATACAGATTTTATCTTTGCTGTTATTGGTGAAGAACTTGGTTTTGTTGGTATTGTTTGCGTATTAACTGTGCTGTTTTTTGTATCGTTTAGAGCGATTCGATTGGGTAATTTGTGTTTGAGTATTCAGCGCCCATTCGAGAGTTATTTAGCATATGGCATTGGTATATGGATTTGTTTTCAGACAGTAGTCAATGTGGGGGCCAGTATTGGTATGTTGCCCACTAAAGGTCTGACGCTGCCCTTTATTAGTTATGGCGGTAGTAGTTTATGGGTCATGACGGCAGCGGTAATGTTACTGATACGAATTGATCATGAACGGCGGTTAAGTTTAACGCAAGCGGTGCAAGGGAGAGTAAAAAAGTGA
- the murG gene encoding undecaprenyldiphospho-muramoylpentapeptide beta-N-acetylglucosaminyltransferase, translating to MTDAPKLLVMAGGTGGHVFPALAVAKELAKKGWQVRWLGTADRMEARLVPQHGFDIEFIDIKGVRGNGIVRKLAAPFKIIRSILQAKAFINEYQPDVILGMGGFASGPGGVAAKLAGVPLVLHEQNAIPGMTNKLLSRIANKVLCAFPNTFLPATNAEVVGNPIRQELIELGQKEKVCDDEALKVLVVGGSLGAKIFNDVMPDVVGQLSQQHSITVWHQVGKGNQPTVNSHYQDKGQAANVNVAEFIDDMEAAYRWADVVVCRSGALTVSELAAVGRASILVPYPHAVDDHQTINASVLVEAGAAILLPQTIVNADNLAEKLTLFAEKRHVVLEMAQQARSVAVLDATQRVAGICAELARKD from the coding sequence ATGACTGATGCACCTAAATTATTGGTGATGGCTGGCGGCACGGGCGGACATGTATTCCCGGCGTTAGCAGTTGCAAAAGAATTAGCCAAAAAAGGTTGGCAAGTACGCTGGTTAGGTACGGCTGACAGAATGGAAGCAAGGCTGGTTCCTCAACATGGATTCGATATTGAGTTTATTGATATCAAAGGTGTGCGAGGAAATGGAATAGTAAGAAAATTGGCTGCACCATTTAAAATTATACGTTCAATATTACAGGCTAAAGCGTTCATTAATGAATATCAGCCAGACGTGATTTTAGGCATGGGTGGTTTTGCCAGTGGCCCAGGTGGTGTGGCGGCAAAATTGGCAGGCGTGCCTTTAGTATTACATGAGCAAAATGCAATTCCGGGCATGACTAATAAGTTGTTATCTCGCATTGCTAACAAGGTACTTTGTGCATTTCCGAATACCTTTTTGCCGGCAACCAATGCAGAAGTCGTTGGTAATCCAATTAGACAAGAGTTAATAGAGCTCGGTCAAAAAGAGAAAGTATGTGATGACGAAGCCTTAAAGGTGTTAGTTGTTGGTGGCAGTTTAGGCGCAAAAATATTTAACGATGTCATGCCGGATGTGGTTGGGCAATTAAGTCAACAGCATTCAATTACCGTGTGGCATCAAGTAGGTAAAGGAAACCAACCTACTGTCAATAGTCACTATCAGGACAAAGGCCAAGCAGCCAATGTCAATGTGGCAGAATTTATCGATGACATGGAAGCCGCATATCGCTGGGCAGATGTTGTTGTTTGTCGTTCAGGTGCATTAACAGTATCTGAATTAGCCGCTGTAGGACGGGCAAGTATTTTAGTGCCTTATCCCCATGCTGTAGACGATCATCAAACTATCAATGCTTCAGTATTAGTAGAGGCTGGTGCGGCAATTTTATTGCCGCAAACCATAGTAAATGCAGATAATTTAGCTGAGAAGTTAACCCTTTTCGCTGAAAAAAGACATGTTGTATTAGAGATGGCTCAGCAAGCAAGAAGCGTTGCTGTTTTAGATGCCACCCAACGTGTTGCAGGTATTTGTGCTGAATTAGCACGAAAGGATTGA
- the murC gene encoding UDP-N-acetylmuramate--L-alanine ligase: MTKTEKYAQLRSMIPEMRRIKKIHFVGIGGAGMGGIAEVLVNEGYQISGSDIAVNSVTERLQSLGAKIIIGHQAASVTDVDVVVVSTAIDKQNPEIIAAKERRIPIVRRAEMLAELMRYRHGVAIAGTHGKTTTTSLIASVYGQAERDPTFVIGGLLNSAGTNARLGTSRYLIAEADESDASFLHLQPMVSVITNIEADHMDTYGGDFEKLKTTFVDFLHNLPFYGVAVMCIDDEVIQEIMPRVGRQVVTYGFSDIADVQALDFKQVGHQSQFNVRRTGREDLAIVLNLPGEHNVLNALAAIAVATEDDIDDEAIVAALAEFEGIGRRFQHLGEFDTANGKVMLVDDYGHHPSEVLATIKAARAGWPDKRLVMAYQPHRYSRTRDLYEDFVEVLSQVDGLLLLDVYAAGESAIPGADGRALCRSIRLRGQVDPIFVASPELLADVLPDVLQEGDLLLTQGAGNIGALSKMLASSNLGFDESNKESVD, from the coding sequence ATGACAAAAACAGAAAAGTACGCCCAATTACGTAGCATGATCCCTGAGATGAGACGGATTAAGAAAATCCACTTTGTCGGAATAGGTGGTGCAGGCATGGGTGGGATAGCTGAAGTATTAGTAAATGAAGGCTATCAGATCAGCGGCTCAGATATTGCTGTTAATAGTGTGACTGAAAGGCTACAAAGTTTAGGGGCAAAAATCATCATTGGCCATCAGGCTGCAAGCGTTACAGATGTTGATGTTGTGGTCGTTTCAACGGCAATTGATAAGCAAAACCCTGAAATCATAGCGGCTAAAGAACGCCGTATTCCGATTGTCCGTCGTGCTGAGATGTTGGCTGAATTAATGCGTTACCGTCATGGCGTTGCGATTGCTGGCACCCATGGTAAAACAACGACGACAAGCTTGATTGCCAGTGTTTACGGTCAAGCTGAACGTGATCCAACATTTGTTATTGGTGGATTGCTCAATAGTGCCGGAACCAATGCACGTTTAGGGACAAGTCGTTATTTGATAGCAGAAGCCGATGAAAGTGATGCAAGCTTTTTGCATTTACAGCCTATGGTCAGTGTTATTACTAACATTGAAGCTGATCATATGGACACTTATGGTGGTGATTTTGAGAAGCTAAAGACGACCTTTGTCGACTTTTTACATAACTTGCCATTTTATGGTGTAGCCGTGATGTGTATTGATGATGAAGTCATTCAAGAAATCATGCCAAGAGTTGGTAGACAAGTCGTTACTTATGGCTTTAGTGATATTGCTGATGTACAAGCATTGGATTTCAAGCAAGTTGGCCATCAGTCGCAATTTAACGTACGCCGAACAGGCCGTGAAGATTTAGCCATAGTGTTAAACCTTCCTGGCGAGCACAATGTGTTGAATGCACTGGCAGCGATTGCAGTCGCTACTGAAGATGATATTGATGACGAAGCTATTGTTGCAGCACTTGCAGAATTTGAAGGGATCGGAAGACGTTTTCAGCATTTAGGTGAGTTTGATACAGCAAACGGTAAGGTGATGTTGGTTGATGATTATGGTCATCACCCAAGTGAGGTACTTGCAACGATCAAGGCGGCTAGAGCTGGTTGGCCTGATAAGCGCTTAGTGATGGCATATCAGCCACATCGATATAGTCGTACCCGTGATTTGTATGAAGATTTCGTTGAAGTATTATCTCAAGTCGATGGCTTACTGTTACTTGATGTATACGCAGCGGGTGAAAGTGCCATCCCTGGAGCAGACGGCAGAGCATTATGTCGCTCAATAAGATTGCGTGGGCAAGTTGATCCAATATTTGTCGCATCGCCTGAGTTACTTGCTGATGTGTTGCCTGACGTTTTACAAGAGGGCGACTTATTGCTGACTCAAGGCGCTGGTAATATTGGTGCACTATCCAAAATGCTTGCATCATCTAATTTAGGTTTTGATGAGTCGAACAAAGAAAGTGTTGATTGA
- a CDS encoding cell division protein FtsQ/DivIB produces MAWSDKARQLKGHLSQVNWYLYTGLLFLLTVLLTIVWAGLKLNVLLNDADALPIDAVAIKGERIYTTDAEIQAALQALMQRSFFSADVVEVQLALEALPWVHHASVRREWPAKLKVTLQEQQAVAHWNGDDWLNVHGDVFIAQSHESIAALPMLSGPEDMSSEVLTSYQQLADLLSINGFKLASLSLSPRHAWHATLDNGILLELGREDKMSRIQRFINVYPEITKNDKPIATIDLRYDTGVAVGWDDTNTESRH; encoded by the coding sequence GTGGCGTGGAGTGATAAAGCTCGCCAATTAAAAGGCCATTTGAGTCAAGTCAATTGGTACTTATATACCGGATTACTGTTTTTACTGACAGTGCTGCTGACTATCGTATGGGCTGGCTTAAAGCTGAATGTATTATTGAACGATGCAGATGCATTGCCTATTGATGCTGTAGCGATTAAAGGTGAGCGAATTTATACCACAGATGCAGAGATTCAAGCTGCATTACAAGCATTAATGCAGCGCAGTTTTTTTAGTGCAGATGTGGTTGAAGTGCAGTTAGCGCTAGAAGCATTACCTTGGGTACATCATGCGTCAGTGAGACGTGAATGGCCGGCTAAATTGAAGGTGACATTACAAGAACAACAGGCTGTAGCACACTGGAATGGTGACGATTGGCTTAATGTTCATGGTGATGTGTTTATTGCTCAATCACATGAAAGTATCGCAGCATTACCAATGCTTTCTGGCCCAGAAGATATGTCTTCTGAAGTGTTAACGAGTTATCAGCAATTGGCTGATTTATTGAGTATTAATGGTTTTAAGCTTGCGAGTTTAAGTTTAAGCCCACGGCATGCATGGCATGCGACATTGGATAACGGCATCCTTCTTGAATTAGGTCGAGAAGATAAGATGTCGAGAATACAAAGATTTATAAATGTTTATCCTGAAATAACAAAAAATGACAAGCCAATAGCAACCATTGATTTACGCTATGACACGGGTGTTGCCGTTGGCTGGGACGATACTAACACAGAGAGTCGACACTAA
- the ftsA gene encoding cell division protein FtsA, protein MTKNQERNLIVGLDIGTSKVAVIIGEVLPDGEISVVGLGNHPSRGMDKGGVNDLDSIVKSVQRALDQAELMADCQVSSVYLSISGKHIACQNENGMVSINDEEVTQEDVDNVIHTARSVKIPTERRILHVLPQEYSIDVQDGIKSPIGMSGMRMEAKAHIVTCANDMAKNITKSVERCGLTVDDLVFSGIASADSVLTNDEKDLGVCIVDIGGGTTDIAVYTNGALRHCAVISVAGNQVTSDIAKIFRTPLTHAEQIKVQFASARSSMVSREDSIEVPSVGGRPSRSMSRHTLAEVVEPRYQELFELVLKELTDSGLEDQIAAGIVLTGGTASITGAVDIAEATFGMPVRVASPLPVKGLNEYVDQPIYSTGIGLLHYGARRVIERQFERPERQGVTSLLNRVKSWFKGEF, encoded by the coding sequence ATGACCAAGAATCAGGAAAGAAATCTTATCGTAGGCTTAGACATTGGCACGTCCAAAGTCGCAGTGATCATTGGTGAAGTGCTACCCGATGGTGAGATAAGTGTGGTCGGTTTAGGTAACCATCCTTCACGTGGCATGGATAAAGGTGGTGTGAATGATTTGGACTCTATTGTAAAAAGTGTTCAACGTGCACTTGACCAAGCTGAACTAATGGCTGACTGCCAAGTATCATCAGTCTATTTAAGCATTTCAGGTAAGCACATCGCCTGCCAAAATGAAAATGGCATGGTGTCAATTAATGATGAAGAAGTAACGCAAGAAGATGTGGACAATGTGATTCACACCGCTCGCTCAGTTAAGATCCCAACAGAGAGAAGGATCTTACATGTGTTACCGCAAGAATATTCTATCGATGTGCAAGATGGTATTAAGAGCCCAATTGGCATGTCAGGTATGCGTATGGAAGCAAAAGCCCATATTGTCACTTGTGCAAACGATATGGCAAAGAACATCACCAAGAGTGTTGAGCGTTGTGGCTTAACAGTAGATGACTTAGTTTTTTCAGGTATTGCTTCCGCTGATTCTGTTTTAACTAATGATGAAAAAGATTTGGGTGTATGTATTGTCGATATTGGTGGCGGAACGACTGATATAGCGGTTTATACCAATGGTGCATTACGACATTGCGCAGTGATTTCTGTAGCCGGTAACCAAGTAACGAGCGATATTGCGAAGATTTTTAGAACGCCATTAACTCATGCCGAGCAAATTAAAGTGCAATTTGCTAGTGCACGAAGTTCAATGGTGAGCCGTGAAGACAGTATTGAAGTTCCATCAGTGGGTGGTCGTCCTTCACGCAGTATGTCTCGTCATACGTTGGCAGAAGTCGTAGAACCAAGATACCAAGAATTATTTGAATTGGTATTAAAAGAATTAACTGACAGTGGTTTAGAAGATCAAATTGCTGCAGGGATTGTATTAACGGGCGGAACAGCTTCTATTACAGGTGCTGTTGATATTGCTGAAGCAACTTTCGGCATGCCAGTTAGGGTAGCGTCACCGCTACCAGTGAAAGGCTTAAATGAATATGTTGATCAACCTATTTACTCAACAGGAATAGGTTTGCTTCATTATGGCGCCAGACGCGTTATCGAACGTCAGTTCGAACGTCCTGAGCGTCAAGGGGTTACCAGTCTTTTGAATCGGGTCAAAAGCTGGTTTAAGGGTGAATTTTAA
- the ftsZ gene encoding cell division protein FtsZ yields the protein MFEIMDTHNDEAVIKVIGVGGGGGNAVEHMVKHSIEGVEFIVTNTDAQALRKSGAGSTIQLGRDVTKGLGAGANPDVGRQAAVEDKENIRAAIKGSDMVFIAAGMGGGTGTGAAPVVAEIAREEGILTVAVVTKPFPFEGKKRMTFADQGIAELAKHVDSLITIPNEKLLKVLGRGTSLLDAFAAANNVLLGAVQGIAELITRPGLINVDFADVKTVMSEMGNAMMGTGVATGDDRAEEAAEAAVASPLLEDIDLAGARGVLVNITAGMDISIEELETVGNHVKAYASDNATVVVGAVIDPEMSEELRVTVVATGIGAEKKPDIQLVTKPVARPEPAPVIEPKVEPAEEPVPAASYVAPTGNAVPAQQPAAQPATRADGDYLDIPAFLRKQAD from the coding sequence ATGTTTGAGATCATGGACACTCATAATGACGAGGCGGTGATTAAGGTCATCGGCGTCGGTGGTGGCGGCGGAAACGCTGTCGAACATATGGTTAAACACAGCATCGAAGGTGTTGAGTTTATTGTAACGAATACGGATGCTCAGGCATTACGCAAATCAGGCGCTGGCTCAACAATTCAATTAGGACGTGATGTCACTAAAGGATTAGGTGCTGGAGCGAACCCTGATGTGGGTCGCCAAGCTGCAGTTGAAGATAAAGAAAACATCCGCGCTGCGATTAAAGGCTCTGACATGGTCTTCATTGCTGCAGGTATGGGCGGTGGTACCGGAACGGGTGCTGCGCCTGTTGTTGCTGAAATTGCTCGCGAAGAAGGTATTTTAACTGTTGCAGTTGTGACAAAACCTTTCCCTTTTGAAGGCAAAAAACGCATGACTTTTGCTGATCAAGGTATTGCTGAGCTAGCAAAACATGTTGATTCACTGATCACTATACCTAATGAAAAGTTATTAAAAGTATTAGGCCGAGGTACTTCATTACTTGACGCTTTCGCTGCGGCAAATAATGTTTTATTAGGCGCAGTGCAAGGTATTGCTGAACTAATTACGCGTCCTGGTCTAATTAACGTGGATTTCGCCGATGTGAAAACCGTGATGTCAGAAATGGGTAATGCCATGATGGGCACAGGTGTTGCAACTGGTGATGATCGTGCAGAAGAAGCTGCGGAAGCTGCAGTTGCAAGTCCTTTACTAGAAGATATTGATCTAGCTGGCGCGCGTGGCGTATTGGTCAACATTACAGCCGGTATGGATATCAGTATTGAAGAGCTTGAGACTGTGGGTAACCACGTAAAAGCATACGCTTCTGATAATGCGACAGTGGTTGTTGGTGCAGTTATTGATCCAGAAATGAGCGAAGAGTTACGTGTAACTGTTGTTGCTACAGGAATCGGCGCTGAGAAAAAGCCTGATATTCAATTAGTGACTAAGCCTGTTGCTCGTCCAGAGCCTGCACCGGTTATTGAGCCTAAAGTTGAACCTGCAGAAGAGCCAGTACCAGCCGCTAGCTATGTAGCGCCTACTGGAAATGCGGTTCCAGCACAGCAACCTGCGGCGCAACCTGCAACGCGTGCTGACGGTGATTACTTAGATATTCCAGCATTTTTACGTAAGCAAGCTGATTAA
- the lpxC gene encoding UDP-3-O-acyl-N-acetylglucosamine deacetylase, with protein MIFQRTVQKMVKSTGVGLHSGNKVTLCIMPAPVNTGIVLRRTDLTPAVEIPAKANLVRETTMCTALVNDEGVRISTIEHLFAALAGLGIDNAVIEVDAPEIPIMDGSASPFVFLLQSAGIKEQAAAKKYIKINQTIRVEDGDKWAELKPFKGFRVDFKIDFNHPEISRSQQHMVMDFSTSAFVKDISRARTFGFMQDIEYLRANNLALGGSMENAVVLDEYRVLNPDGLRYEDEFVKHKILDAFGDLYVAGHAIVGEFCAYKTGHALNNQLVRALLAQQEAWELVSFENEVDVPLSFMVPGAVSLA; from the coding sequence ATGATTTTTCAAAGAACTGTTCAAAAAATGGTGAAGAGTACTGGTGTCGGATTGCATTCCGGCAACAAGGTAACTCTGTGCATTATGCCCGCACCTGTTAACACTGGTATCGTACTAAGACGTACAGATTTAACGCCTGCAGTGGAAATTCCTGCTAAGGCAAATCTTGTTCGTGAAACAACAATGTGTACGGCATTGGTTAATGACGAAGGTGTTCGCATTTCGACTATTGAACATTTATTCGCAGCGCTTGCAGGCCTTGGCATAGATAACGCTGTTATCGAAGTTGATGCTCCTGAAATCCCGATTATGGATGGCAGTGCAAGCCCGTTTGTTTTTTTACTGCAAAGTGCAGGTATTAAAGAACAAGCAGCCGCTAAAAAATACATTAAGATCAATCAAACCATTCGTGTTGAAGATGGAGATAAATGGGCTGAATTAAAACCATTTAAAGGTTTTAGGGTTGATTTCAAAATTGACTTCAATCACCCAGAAATTTCGCGTAGTCAGCAACACATGGTGATGGATTTTTCAACATCTGCGTTTGTTAAAGATATTAGCCGAGCAAGAACGTTTGGCTTTATGCAAGATATTGAATACCTAAGAGCTAACAATTTAGCGTTAGGTGGCAGCATGGAAAATGCTGTAGTGCTTGATGAGTATCGTGTTCTTAACCCTGATGGTCTGCGATATGAAGACGAATTTGTTAAGCATAAGATTCTTGATGCGTTCGGTGATTTATATGTAGCAGGACATGCCATTGTTGGTGAGTTCTGTGCGTATAAAACTGGTCATGCTCTAAACAACCAATTGGTAAGAGCATTACTGGCACAACAAGAAGCTTGGGAGTTAGTCAGCTTTGAAAATGAAGTTGATGTACCACTTAGCTTTATGGTGCCGGGCGCTGTATCTTTAGCGTAA